A genomic region of Desulfosarcina ovata subsp. ovata contains the following coding sequences:
- the asnA gene encoding aspartate--ammonia ligase yields MTDKTTDLAGPGIGDYGRLIHELPDNYQSLLPPMERMKAVFAIKNYIETHLCRELNLNMVQVPLIVDKNSGVNDYLDRDGSRTPVEFPCGLGLEAPIQAQVVQAATKWKRMALNQFGCKVGEGICTDMRAVRKDYFLDHDHSAYVDQWDWERVINREERTIDFLKTIVTRIWKVIRGAGTMVQEMYPQLRTSNYPDFPEKLTFLHAEEILDRYPDLPRKQRETRILMEHAPAVFIIGIGWPLKDGYPHEMRAADYDDWASETIVKDGEPYHGLNGDILVWNPVTKRRHELSSMGIRVTKETLKIQLNMSDQEDFLSLPYHQAIINDRIPLSIGGGIGQSRTFMYLLRTAHLGEVTVSVWPKQLKDICIKKNIHLLE; encoded by the coding sequence ATGACAGACAAAACAACAGATTTGGCAGGGCCGGGAATCGGTGATTATGGCAGACTCATTCACGAGCTGCCCGACAACTACCAGTCCCTTCTTCCCCCCATGGAGAGAATGAAGGCTGTCTTTGCGATAAAGAATTACATCGAGACCCATCTTTGCAGGGAGCTCAATCTGAATATGGTTCAGGTTCCGCTTATCGTGGATAAAAACAGCGGGGTGAACGACTACCTGGATCGCGACGGATCGCGAACGCCGGTGGAATTTCCCTGTGGATTGGGACTCGAGGCCCCCATCCAGGCCCAGGTCGTACAGGCCGCCACAAAGTGGAAGCGCATGGCGCTCAATCAGTTTGGCTGCAAGGTCGGAGAGGGCATCTGCACCGATATGCGGGCCGTGCGCAAGGACTACTTCCTTGACCATGACCATAGCGCGTACGTGGACCAGTGGGATTGGGAACGGGTCATCAACCGGGAAGAGCGTACCATCGACTTTCTCAAAACCATCGTTACGCGGATATGGAAGGTGATCCGGGGGGCAGGCACCATGGTTCAGGAGATGTATCCCCAGCTAAGGACTTCCAACTACCCGGACTTTCCGGAGAAGCTCACGTTTCTCCACGCCGAGGAGATACTTGACCGCTACCCGGACCTCCCCCGGAAGCAGCGTGAGACCCGGATTCTTATGGAGCACGCGCCGGCGGTCTTCATCATTGGCATCGGTTGGCCGTTGAAGGACGGCTACCCCCATGAGATGCGCGCCGCCGATTACGACGATTGGGCCAGCGAGACGATCGTCAAAGACGGAGAACCGTATCATGGGCTGAATGGTGACATCCTGGTCTGGAACCCCGTGACCAAACGACGTCACGAGTTGTCGTCGATGGGCATCCGGGTGACGAAGGAAACCTTGAAAATACAGCTTAACATGTCAGACCAGGAAGATTTTCTCAGTCTCCCGTACCACCAGGCGATTATCAATGATCGGATTCCACTCAGTATCGGTGGCGGTATCGGGCAGTCCAGGACCTTTATGTACCTATTGCGGACGGCGCATCTTGGGGAGGTGACCGTCTCGGTATGGCCCAAGCAGCTTAAGGATATCTGTATAAAGAAGAATATCCATTTACTCGAATAG
- the phnD gene encoding phosphate/phosphite/phosphonate ABC transporter substrate-binding protein translates to MRLLHHVLRLFVIPLLISVMFPASIVSGDEGMREIDKPPVPIDFTDVIAKPDSPASRATLRIAVAAMISPKYTYRYYISLLTLIGERMDRTVTFVQKKTYSQVNAMLKQKELDVAFVCSGPYVRGREDFGMQIIAVPICHGKTVYYANFIVSRKSGLASLADLRGKTFAFTDPLSNTGYLVPTYYLAVRGETPETFFGKTFFTYSHDNSIQAVADGLADGAAVDSLIYEFMQAAHPSATAETIVIEKSPPYGIPPVVVHPAMDPAIKKKLKTIFLSIHQDQAGKAILASLKIDRFTEGDPEQYTTVRKLQRFLESNRR, encoded by the coding sequence ATGCGTCTCCTCCATCATGTGTTGCGTCTGTTTGTCATTCCCCTTCTGATATCGGTCATGTTCCCGGCGTCCATCGTCTCCGGAGATGAGGGGATGCGGGAAATCGATAAGCCGCCGGTCCCCATTGACTTTACCGACGTTATCGCAAAACCGGACTCCCCGGCCAGCCGCGCGACGCTACGGATTGCCGTCGCCGCCATGATTTCGCCCAAATATACCTACCGCTACTACATCTCCCTGCTGACCCTGATTGGTGAACGCATGGACCGGACGGTGACGTTCGTACAAAAAAAGACCTATTCCCAGGTCAATGCCATGCTCAAACAAAAAGAGCTCGATGTGGCCTTTGTCTGCTCGGGCCCGTATGTACGCGGGAGAGAAGACTTTGGCATGCAGATCATCGCGGTTCCGATCTGTCACGGGAAAACCGTCTATTACGCCAACTTCATCGTATCCCGGAAAAGCGGTCTCGCCTCCCTTGCTGATCTGAGGGGCAAAACCTTCGCCTTTACCGACCCGCTTTCCAACACCGGATACCTGGTGCCGACCTACTACCTGGCCGTGCGCGGTGAGACGCCGGAGACCTTTTTTGGGAAAACATTTTTCACATACAGCCATGACAATTCGATCCAGGCAGTGGCCGATGGACTCGCCGATGGCGCGGCAGTGGATTCATTGATCTATGAATTCATGCAGGCCGCCCATCCGTCCGCCACGGCAGAGACCATCGTGATCGAGAAATCACCACCCTACGGCATCCCCCCCGTTGTGGTACATCCGGCGATGGATCCGGCGATTAAAAAGAAACTCAAGACCATTTTTCTCTCCATCCATCAGGACCAGGCCGGCAAAGCGATTCTGGCGAGCCTGAAAATCGATCGTTTTACCGAAGGCGATCCGGAGCAATATACAACGGTTCGAAAACTGCAAAGGTTCCTCGAATCCAACAGGCGCTAA
- a CDS encoding ATP-binding protein, giving the protein MKFATKIFITVFLSTALIISGMVIAAHFWISNHHMQTHLRFARMLARLAALKSENYILRNDRVELYRFYQSILQVNPSVDYIFAEKAAEILVHTFETGVPKGLLRLGAINTPDTAIITPVANNQGDLIYHIRVKLGAPAETILHFGLSDKKIRAELHSYRMLMLIVGIIMLATVPVGLALFLSRFISKPLYALKNGVKRIGRGELDYRLALTTGDEIEQLVHEINTMAAKLEKARNGLQAEIDERKQAERELANQTELLNNILNNVPHHIFWKDRESIFMGCNAAFARMAGLTTPAEVVGKSDDDLPWEKTESDAYRQIDRQIVETGTAMVDIEEVLTRADGQKKTVITSKVPLHEPKGNVSGILGIFYDITERKRMEETIKQTQKMEAIGTLAGGIAHDFNNILGSIIGYSELAIDDIACDDRTCGYLQQVLKSAMRAKDLVRQILTFSRKSREERKPIPLAAIVKEEAKLLRSTLPSTIEIRQHIDDNAGMVNADLTQMHQIVMNLCTNAAHAMSVGGGVLDITLAPIDLTPEQLEGYHGVSPGPFLELKIADTGTGIHPAVIHRIFEPFFTTKEKEKGTGMGLAVVHGIVKDHGGDITVQSHPGQGTSFTVILPRVVSDTEKKVFQSYTAPGGNERVLLIDDETTLLNLGKSMLESMGYQVTAVNGSLEALEIFQHAADAFDLVITDQTMPHMTGYHLARRMMAIHPSTRIILCTGYSDAITPEKVSAAGIRALLFKPISKNELGRTARDVIDGNEK; this is encoded by the coding sequence ATGAAATTTGCCACCAAAATATTTATCACCGTCTTTCTATCCACAGCGCTGATTATCAGTGGAATGGTCATTGCTGCGCATTTCTGGATCTCGAATCATCACATGCAGACGCACCTCCGCTTCGCCAGGATGCTGGCCCGACTGGCGGCACTGAAATCGGAGAATTACATCCTGAGAAACGATCGCGTCGAACTCTACCGTTTCTACCAATCCATTCTTCAGGTCAATCCCTCCGTCGACTACATTTTTGCCGAAAAGGCGGCCGAAATTCTGGTCCACACCTTCGAAACCGGGGTACCCAAAGGACTGCTGCGCCTGGGCGCCATCAACACGCCCGACACCGCCATCATCACGCCGGTCGCCAATAACCAGGGCGATCTCATCTACCACATCCGGGTGAAACTTGGCGCCCCGGCGGAAACGATATTGCACTTCGGACTTTCCGATAAAAAAATCCGTGCCGAACTGCATTCGTATCGCATGCTCATGCTGATTGTTGGCATCATTATGCTGGCAACAGTTCCCGTCGGCCTGGCGCTGTTTCTCTCCCGGTTCATATCAAAACCCCTTTACGCCCTGAAAAACGGGGTAAAGCGTATCGGTCGCGGAGAGCTGGATTATCGTCTCGCCCTGACCACCGGCGACGAAATCGAACAACTGGTCCATGAAATCAATACCATGGCAGCAAAACTGGAGAAAGCCCGCAACGGCCTGCAAGCCGAAATCGACGAGCGCAAACAGGCCGAGCGGGAACTGGCCAACCAGACCGAACTGCTCAACAACATTTTAAACAACGTTCCGCACCACATCTTCTGGAAAGACCGGGAATCGATCTTTATGGGCTGCAATGCGGCCTTTGCCCGGATGGCCGGTCTGACCACACCGGCAGAGGTGGTCGGCAAAAGCGACGATGACCTGCCATGGGAAAAAACCGAATCGGATGCCTACCGTCAAATCGACAGGCAGATCGTCGAGACGGGCACCGCCATGGTAGATATCGAAGAGGTCCTGACCCGGGCAGACGGACAAAAAAAAACAGTCATCACCAGCAAAGTCCCGCTTCACGAGCCCAAAGGCAATGTATCCGGCATTCTGGGCATTTTTTACGATATTACCGAACGCAAACGAATGGAAGAAACAATCAAGCAGACCCAGAAGATGGAAGCCATCGGAACCCTGGCGGGTGGAATCGCCCACGATTTCAACAACATTCTCGGCAGTATCATCGGCTACAGCGAACTGGCCATCGACGATATCGCTTGTGACGACCGCACATGCGGCTATCTGCAACAGGTTCTCAAATCGGCCATGCGGGCGAAAGATCTTGTGCGCCAGATCCTCACCTTCAGCCGCAAAAGCCGGGAAGAGAGAAAGCCGATTCCCCTTGCCGCAATTGTCAAAGAGGAGGCCAAACTGCTGCGCTCGACCCTGCCGAGCACCATTGAAATCCGGCAGCACATCGATGACAACGCCGGCATGGTCAATGCCGACCTCACCCAGATGCATCAGATCGTAATGAACCTGTGCACCAACGCCGCCCATGCCATGTCCGTGGGGGGCGGTGTGCTCGACATCACCCTGGCCCCGATCGACCTTACCCCGGAACAACTGGAAGGCTATCATGGGGTTTCCCCCGGACCATTCCTGGAGCTTAAAATAGCCGACACCGGAACGGGTATCCATCCTGCCGTTATCCACCGCATCTTCGAGCCTTTTTTCACCACCAAGGAGAAAGAGAAAGGGACCGGCATGGGCCTTGCCGTGGTGCATGGCATCGTCAAGGACCATGGCGGCGACATCACCGTACAGAGCCATCCCGGCCAGGGGACGAGCTTCACGGTCATTTTGCCCAGGGTGGTATCGGACACCGAAAAAAAGGTGTTTCAGTCCTATACGGCGCCGGGCGGTAATGAGCGGGTCCTTCTGATCGATGACGAAACAACGCTCCTGAATCTGGGGAAAAGCATGCTTGAATCGATGGGTTACCAGGTAACGGCGGTCAACGGCAGCCTGGAAGCACTCGAGATCTTTCAGCACGCAGCGGATGCATTCGATCTCGTGATTACCGACCAGACCATGCCCCACATGACCGGATACCATCTGGCCAGGCGGATGATGGCGATCCACCCTTCCACCCGCATCATCCTGTGTACCGGGTACAGTGACGCGATCACCCCCGAAAAAGTCTCTGCCGCCGGGATTCGGGCGCTGCTTTTCAAACCAATCAGCAAAAATGAGTTGGGCCGTACAGCTCGGGATGTTATCGACGGAAACGAAAAATGA
- a CDS encoding helix-turn-helix domain-containing protein: MQTPVNPELQLAGAYVRDTGCHIFLTGKAGTGKTTFLHSLKTDSPKRLVVTAPTGVAAINAGGVTLHSFFQLPFGPFLPGSEATHSQYRFSREKVDIIKNLDLLVIDEISMVRADLLDGVDSVLRRYRRREQPFGGVQLLMIGDLYQLPPVVRDEDWQLLSDYYATPYFFGSQALQQSELITIELKHIYRQADGHFINLLNQVRNARVDPAAMDELNARHIPGFEPDAGEGYITLCTHNRNADAINDARLAAITGKTHTFKAEIDGDFPEHTYPTAGSLELKKGAQVMFVRNDLSPEKRYFNGKIGTITDISSKHIRIRCPEDAALIEVEPITWDNIEYKLNRETQEISENKIGEFKQYPLRLAWAVTIHKSQGLTFDRAIIDAQAAFAHGQVYVALSRCRTLDGIVLSTPLSTRAIKTDAAVRQFSQQGRETPPTPEQLEAARIQYQQRLLLECFDFGRLRRHLRRLVSLLFGNASVVHFSGIDDLGALQRQTEVDISSVGDKFGRQLQGLFSSAGLPSADPAILERIAKASAYFQEKLAAGPARLIPELTIDTDNQALLKKINQARRLALQSIQEKLAAVGSCADGFSPAVYFRAVSGAETERAPQKKKTEKAAVTYRESDIAHADLFQRLKNWRSRKAGESGVPAFQVMHQKPLVQIAVHLPDTLDAMKQIRGIGPQLAKRYGEELVAMVADYRRQHNIETVTLPDPPPQEAKRQAPPSSRDGGTRQVSLELFEKGATLDQIAETRGLAVSTIEGHMAHHVETGTVAVERLVPSAEKRRVIQAAFDQAGAASLRTVKEIMGEATSYAELKFVQAHLKFLSADGDNRQSAASAGPIGDRTPADES, translated from the coding sequence ATGCAAACCCCCGTTAACCCCGAATTGCAGCTTGCCGGCGCCTATGTGCGCGATACCGGGTGCCATATTTTCCTGACCGGCAAGGCCGGAACGGGAAAGACCACTTTTTTGCATTCGCTGAAAACCGACAGCCCCAAACGGCTGGTGGTGACCGCTCCCACAGGCGTGGCAGCCATCAATGCCGGCGGGGTGACCCTGCATTCGTTCTTTCAGCTTCCCTTCGGCCCTTTTTTGCCCGGCAGTGAAGCGACCCATTCCCAGTACCGTTTCAGCCGGGAGAAGGTCGACATCATCAAAAACCTGGATCTGCTGGTCATTGATGAGATCAGCATGGTGCGTGCCGACCTGCTCGACGGGGTCGACAGCGTCCTGCGGCGCTACCGGCGCCGCGAGCAGCCTTTCGGTGGCGTGCAACTGCTGATGATCGGCGACCTCTACCAGCTGCCGCCGGTGGTCCGGGACGAGGATTGGCAGCTGCTTTCGGACTATTATGCCACGCCCTATTTTTTCGGCAGCCAGGCCCTTCAGCAGAGCGAACTGATCACGATCGAACTCAAGCATATCTATCGCCAGGCCGACGGCCATTTTATCAACCTGCTCAACCAGGTCCGCAATGCCCGGGTTGATCCGGCGGCAATGGATGAACTCAATGCCCGGCACATTCCCGGCTTCGAACCCGACGCCGGGGAGGGCTATATCACCCTGTGTACCCATAACCGCAACGCCGATGCCATCAACGATGCCCGGCTGGCCGCCATCACGGGCAAGACCCATACCTTCAAGGCGGAAATCGATGGGGATTTTCCCGAGCACACCTATCCGACGGCCGGATCCCTGGAGCTGAAAAAGGGGGCCCAGGTGATGTTCGTGCGCAACGACCTCTCCCCTGAAAAACGCTATTTCAACGGCAAGATCGGCACGATTACGGACATCTCGTCCAAACACATCCGCATCCGCTGCCCGGAGGATGCGGCGCTGATCGAGGTTGAACCGATCACCTGGGACAACATCGAATATAAGCTCAACCGGGAAACCCAGGAGATCTCCGAGAACAAGATCGGCGAGTTCAAACAGTATCCCCTGCGCCTGGCCTGGGCCGTGACCATCCACAAGAGTCAGGGACTCACCTTTGACCGGGCCATCATCGACGCCCAGGCCGCCTTTGCCCACGGGCAGGTTTACGTGGCCCTGAGCCGTTGCCGGACCTTAGACGGCATTGTGCTTTCCACCCCGCTTTCCACGCGGGCCATCAAAACCGATGCGGCGGTGCGCCAGTTCAGCCAGCAGGGTAGAGAGACGCCGCCCACCCCGGAGCAGCTCGAGGCGGCCAGGATCCAGTACCAGCAGCGCCTGTTGCTGGAATGTTTCGATTTCGGGCGGTTGCGCCGGCACCTGCGCCGGCTGGTGTCCCTGCTGTTCGGCAATGCCAGCGTGGTGCATTTTAGCGGCATCGACGATTTGGGGGCGCTGCAGCGGCAGACCGAAGTGGACATCAGCAGCGTTGGCGACAAGTTCGGCCGCCAGTTGCAGGGGCTTTTTTCAAGCGCCGGGCTTCCTTCGGCCGACCCGGCGATTCTGGAACGGATTGCCAAGGCGTCGGCCTATTTCCAGGAAAAGCTGGCCGCCGGCCCGGCTCGGCTGATTCCTGAACTGACCATTGATACGGACAACCAGGCACTTTTGAAAAAGATCAATCAGGCCCGTCGCTTGGCGCTGCAATCGATCCAGGAAAAGCTGGCCGCTGTCGGCAGCTGTGCCGACGGATTCTCTCCGGCCGTTTATTTCCGGGCGGTTTCCGGGGCTGAAACCGAGCGTGCGCCGCAGAAGAAGAAAACCGAGAAGGCGGCGGTCACTTACCGGGAATCGGACATCGCCCATGCCGATCTGTTTCAGCGCTTAAAAAACTGGCGCAGCCGCAAAGCCGGTGAATCGGGGGTGCCCGCCTTTCAGGTGATGCATCAGAAACCCCTGGTTCAGATCGCCGTGCACCTGCCCGATACCCTGGACGCAATGAAACAGATCCGGGGAATCGGTCCCCAGCTGGCCAAACGGTATGGGGAGGAACTGGTTGCCATGGTGGCCGATTACCGCCGGCAGCACAACATCGAAACGGTGACGCTGCCGGACCCGCCGCCGCAGGAGGCAAAAAGACAGGCGCCGCCATCTTCCCGGGACGGGGGTACCCGCCAGGTGAGCCTGGAACTGTTCGAAAAGGGGGCGACCTTGGACCAGATTGCCGAAACCCGCGGGTTGGCGGTATCCACCATAGAGGGGCACATGGCCCACCACGTGGAAACGGGAACCGTGGCCGTGGAGCGCCTGGTTCCGTCAGCCGAAAAGCGTAGGGTCATCCAAGCGGCTTTTGACCAGGCCGGGGCCGCGTCGTTGCGGACGGTCAAGGAGATCATGGGAGAGGCGACCAGCTACGCCGAGCTTAAATTCGTCCAGGCTCACCTGAAATTCCTGTCGGCCGATGGTGACAACCGTCAATCCGCTGCATCAGCGGGTCCAATCGGTGATCGTACCCCTGCTGATGAAAGTTGA
- a CDS encoding M24 family metallopeptidase: MEAQHARSDYGLERVPGKDIQSRITALQESLVAESLDGAFLLQNVDVYYFSGTLQRAILFVPASGEPALMVIKSFQRARNESPLEGVYPLSGREAILPLLADLGHGAFKRVGLELDVLPAAQYIWFLKKFPQTAFVDVSPAIRSQRMIKSAYEIEQIRRATTVVDGDYREIRGRIREGMPEIEVDGLLAGLARRGGHMGVMRIRGWNQEMPTAHVLVGETGAGLSCCETPVNGIGITPAMPQGASFGRVVRNQPIYIDHGVAINGYHSDQTRTLVIGKLDATLARAHACSVEILKQLEAEIRPGIACSEIYTMAKTIADAHGLAAHFMGHGEGQVNFLGHGIGLEIDELPVMAPRFNLPVQEGMVFALEPKFIFPALGTVGIEDDYRVTADGLERLTLTEQDLLYIQQE; this comes from the coding sequence ATGGAAGCACAGCACGCACGATCGGACTACGGGCTGGAGCGGGTTCCGGGGAAGGATATCCAATCCCGCATCACGGCACTTCAGGAATCGCTGGTTGCGGAATCGCTTGACGGCGCGTTTCTGCTTCAGAATGTCGATGTCTATTACTTCAGCGGCACCCTTCAGCGTGCGATTCTGTTCGTGCCTGCCAGCGGAGAGCCGGCGTTGATGGTCATCAAGAGTTTTCAGCGCGCCCGCAACGAGTCCCCCCTCGAAGGGGTTTACCCGTTGAGCGGACGCGAGGCAATATTGCCGCTGTTGGCCGATCTGGGTCATGGCGCCTTCAAACGGGTGGGCCTGGAGCTGGATGTCCTGCCGGCGGCCCAGTACATCTGGTTTCTCAAGAAATTCCCGCAAACCGCGTTTGTCGATGTCTCCCCCGCCATCCGCAGCCAAAGAATGATCAAGTCAGCCTATGAGATCGAACAGATCCGACGGGCCACCACCGTGGTTGATGGGGACTACCGGGAAATCCGCGGGCGGATCCGCGAAGGCATGCCTGAAATCGAGGTGGACGGCCTGCTGGCCGGCCTTGCCCGTCGGGGAGGCCACATGGGCGTCATGCGCATACGCGGGTGGAACCAGGAGATGCCAACCGCCCATGTACTGGTCGGAGAGACCGGGGCCGGGCTCTCCTGTTGTGAGACCCCGGTCAACGGGATCGGTATCACCCCGGCCATGCCCCAGGGGGCCAGCTTCGGGCGGGTGGTCAGGAACCAGCCGATCTATATCGATCATGGGGTAGCGATCAACGGCTATCACAGCGATCAGACCCGTACCCTGGTGATCGGAAAACTCGATGCGACCCTGGCAAGGGCGCATGCCTGCAGCGTCGAAATCCTGAAACAGCTGGAAGCGGAAATCCGGCCGGGGATCGCCTGTTCGGAGATTTATACGATGGCCAAAACCATTGCCGATGCACATGGGCTGGCCGCCCACTTCATGGGTCATGGCGAAGGGCAGGTCAATTTTTTGGGGCATGGCATCGGCCTCGAAATTGACGAACTTCCCGTCATGGCCCCCCGCTTCAACCTGCCGGTTCAGGAAGGCATGGTCTTCGCCCTGGAACCCAAGTTCATCTTTCCGGCCTTAGGCACCGTCGGCATTGAGGATGACTACCGGGTCACCGCCGATGGCCTGGAACGGTTGACACTGACCGAACAGGACCTCCTTTACATCCAACAGGAGTAA
- a CDS encoding DEAD/DEAH box helicase: MNRPPKGAPRGRRRYPSRKKHQGRRSARQSHFSPDADPQLKSVFSDIGTPKNRPFRPDRFQTEAVAAMTESDCLVTAPTGAGKTWIAVQTIRRVFDDGGRAWYASPLKALTNAKLIEFSEIFGTNQVGILTGDRKERPDAPVIVGTTEILRNQLYDAMHQGVSLNTDLVVLDEAHFLGDEERGVVWEETMIYLPPRIPLLMLSATVGNAGAIADWLTAIRGRPCRVVAERRRPVPLYPMVLDPGGTLLPLKAKGERSARRLHKKVERLVSGKKEPEFSRRRGLPPFGDILRVLKAFDLLPAIFFLKSRSDCDAALNLCHGAVPLTDEKKARIFDRIKRLTDNSPHLAHHRQRIHLEQAGVAAHHSGHLPGWKLVVESLMTEGLLTAVFATSTVAAGVNFPARTVVFFNSDRFNGVEFIPLDATQLHQMTGRAGRRGMDRIGFALAVPGRYMDLRLVARLLASRPDKVVSRIRINFSMVLNLLLSHTPGQVEELLKRSFATWLLMANAEESRQKSRMAGVHEVLWENFQRHLAFLKETGFVDTDDRLTSDGVWASQLRVDQPLLVAECLRQGLLPDTDAAQMAGVFACFVNERETDDRLEGRLVPNRLKKTVTRIQKKLTGFSRHMKSRGFDVRQLYLRPAAMTHAWASGYPWENVAGDYGMAEGNLAMLMMRTADNLRHTANLLNVFPDAAVTAREAIGLIMKPPVVEGSDADEGDDA, encoded by the coding sequence ATGAACAGACCTCCCAAAGGCGCCCCCCGGGGGCGCCGACGGTATCCCTCGCGGAAAAAGCATCAGGGCCGGCGATCGGCCCGGCAATCCCACTTCTCTCCCGATGCCGACCCGCAGCTCAAGTCGGTCTTTTCCGACATCGGCACCCCGAAAAACCGGCCCTTCCGCCCCGATCGGTTCCAGACCGAAGCCGTGGCGGCAATGACCGAATCGGACTGTCTGGTCACTGCCCCCACCGGCGCCGGAAAAACCTGGATTGCCGTCCAGACGATTCGCCGTGTCTTCGATGACGGCGGACGCGCATGGTATGCCTCACCGCTCAAGGCCCTGACCAATGCCAAATTGATCGAGTTTTCCGAGATTTTCGGTACCAACCAGGTGGGCATTCTGACTGGTGACCGCAAGGAGCGGCCCGACGCCCCCGTCATTGTCGGTACCACTGAGATTCTGCGCAATCAGCTTTACGATGCCATGCACCAGGGTGTTTCGTTGAATACGGACCTGGTCGTTCTGGACGAAGCCCATTTCCTGGGTGATGAGGAGCGCGGCGTAGTCTGGGAAGAGACCATGATCTACCTGCCCCCGCGCATTCCCCTGCTGATGCTCTCGGCCACGGTGGGCAATGCCGGTGCCATTGCCGACTGGCTGACCGCCATCCGCGGCCGGCCCTGCCGGGTGGTGGCCGAACGCCGCCGCCCCGTTCCGCTTTACCCCATGGTCCTCGATCCCGGCGGCACCCTGTTGCCCCTGAAAGCCAAGGGGGAACGCAGTGCCAGGCGGCTGCACAAAAAAGTCGAACGCCTCGTCAGTGGGAAAAAGGAACCGGAATTTTCGCGTCGTCGCGGATTACCACCCTTTGGCGATATTTTGCGGGTACTGAAAGCCTTTGATCTGCTACCGGCCATCTTTTTTCTCAAATCGCGCAGCGACTGTGATGCAGCCCTGAATCTGTGCCATGGGGCCGTTCCCCTGACCGACGAAAAAAAGGCCCGCATCTTCGATCGGATCAAAAGGTTGACCGACAATTCACCACATCTGGCGCACCACCGCCAGCGCATCCACCTGGAGCAGGCCGGAGTAGCCGCCCACCACAGCGGGCATCTGCCCGGCTGGAAACTGGTGGTCGAAAGCCTGATGACCGAAGGGCTCCTGACCGCCGTGTTCGCCACCTCCACGGTGGCCGCCGGTGTGAATTTCCCGGCCCGCACCGTGGTTTTTTTCAACTCCGATCGCTTCAACGGCGTCGAATTCATACCCCTGGACGCCACCCAGCTGCACCAGATGACCGGCCGTGCCGGCCGACGCGGCATGGATCGCATCGGTTTTGCCCTGGCCGTCCCCGGTCGCTACATGGACCTGCGCCTGGTGGCGCGACTGCTGGCCTCGCGGCCGGACAAGGTGGTCAGCCGCATCCGCATCAACTTCTCCATGGTGCTCAACCTGCTGCTCTCCCACACTCCCGGCCAGGTGGAGGAGCTGCTCAAGCGCTCCTTTGCCACTTGGCTGCTCATGGCCAATGCCGAGGAAAGCCGCCAGAAAAGCCGCATGGCCGGTGTCCACGAAGTCCTGTGGGAGAATTTCCAGCGCCACCTGGCCTTTCTCAAGGAGACTGGCTTTGTGGATACGGATGACCGCCTCACCAGCGACGGTGTCTGGGCCTCCCAGCTGCGCGTGGACCAGCCCCTCCTGGTGGCCGAGTGCCTGCGTCAGGGGCTTTTGCCCGACACGGATGCGGCCCAGATGGCCGGGGTTTTCGCCTGTTTCGTCAACGAAAGGGAGACCGACGACCGCCTCGAAGGCCGGCTGGTGCCCAACCGCCTGAAAAAAACGGTCACCCGCATCCAAAAAAAGCTGACCGGATTTTCCCGCCATATGAAATCCCGGGGATTCGATGTCCGCCAGCTCTACCTGCGCCCGGCGGCCATGACCCACGCCTGGGCGTCGGGATATCCCTGGGAGAACGTGGCCGGAGATTATGGCATGGCCGAAGGCAACCTGGCCATGCTGATGATGCGCACGGCCGACAATCTGCGCCACACCGCCAACCTGCTGAACGTTTTCCCTGACGCCGCGGTCACGGCCCGGGAAGCCATCGGTCTGATCATGAAGCCGCCGGTGGTGGAGGGAAGCGATGCGGATGAAGGCGATGACGCCTGA
- a CDS encoding flavin reductase family protein has protein sequence MQDALLKNMAHMTYGIYVLTTRAGETINGMIASWVSQVSFDPPLFMVAVHPNRYSHELLVKSGHFALHIIDKRQRDLLARFKGPVAREKFDAIAWSDGTTGCPILTDCIGCLECRITQHLAPGNHTLFVGEVVNAIFNAEQTPLCTLDYDGCYLGKK, from the coding sequence ATGCAAGACGCCCTTTTGAAAAACATGGCCCACATGACCTATGGCATCTACGTGCTCACCACACGCGCCGGCGAGACGATCAACGGCATGATCGCCTCCTGGGTAAGCCAGGTCTCTTTCGACCCGCCGCTCTTCATGGTGGCCGTCCACCCCAACCGCTATTCCCACGAATTGCTCGTCAAGAGCGGCCATTTTGCCCTGCATATCATCGATAAGCGACAGCGCGATCTGCTGGCCCGCTTCAAGGGCCCGGTGGCCCGGGAAAAATTCGACGCCATCGCCTGGAGCGACGGAACGACCGGCTGCCCGATCCTGACCGACTGCATCGGCTGCCTGGAATGCCGGATCACCCAGCACCTGGCGCCGGGCAACCACACCCTCTTTGTGGGCGAGGTGGTCAACGCCATTTTCAATGCCGAACAGACACCGCTGTGCACATTGGATTACGACGGGTGTTACCTGGGCAAAAAATGA